The following proteins are co-located in the Sphingomonas panacis genome:
- a CDS encoding ABC transporter permease, with the protein MSLLHAELRLILRSRLAAASLALLMALSALSVVSGLSAVSRQEATIARATAEQARDLAAVAKAYGKPDGEAGYAAYYSFLLTHDRPSPLAFLALGQRDVQPTVLRVRALSLQQQLYESETLNAEQALPGVFDFAFVAIYLAPLVVIALTHDLVTSEREAGRLRLLLSMPGTGLWRRRIGLRYLLVALSLLIPAGVALVATSAPAHLGLGILTVPAVYLAFWFGLSLLVASRVRASATAAAASVGYWIALTLLIPTLANAAITRAVPVSKGIDLTLAQREIVHHGWDIPKAATFDRFLATHPEWRGHETFEGRFHWKWLFAMHQVGDEAVAPQVAAYRASLLSRERWTARLGWLLPNVAAQGILHRLADTNLVAQLDYQDSIGAFHKELRAFFYPYLFFDRPFTRADFDWLPSYSARTGTASWPAIPMLMLLVVTGLILAAGAAQMRRTGRDASR; encoded by the coding sequence ATGAGCTTGCTTCACGCAGAGCTGCGGCTGATCCTGCGCTCCCGACTGGCCGCCGCGTCGCTTGCGCTGTTGATGGCGCTGTCAGCCCTCTCGGTCGTGTCCGGCCTTTCGGCTGTCAGCCGCCAAGAGGCTACGATCGCGCGCGCAACCGCCGAACAGGCACGCGATCTCGCGGCGGTCGCCAAGGCGTATGGGAAGCCAGACGGGGAGGCAGGCTATGCTGCCTATTATTCCTTTCTCCTGACCCACGACCGCCCCTCGCCCCTCGCCTTTCTCGCGCTGGGGCAGCGCGACGTACAGCCCACGGTCCTTCGGGTACGAGCGCTGAGCTTGCAGCAACAGCTCTACGAATCCGAAACGCTGAACGCGGAACAGGCCTTGCCGGGTGTGTTCGACTTCGCCTTCGTCGCCATCTATCTGGCGCCTCTCGTCGTGATCGCATTGACTCACGATCTGGTCACCAGCGAACGTGAAGCGGGGCGGCTGCGGCTGCTTCTCTCGATGCCGGGCACCGGTCTGTGGCGTCGGCGGATTGGCCTGCGCTACCTGCTCGTGGCCCTCTCCCTCCTCATCCCTGCGGGCGTTGCGCTGGTTGCCACTTCCGCACCTGCGCACCTCGGACTTGGCATCCTGACCGTGCCTGCGGTGTACCTCGCCTTCTGGTTCGGGCTCAGCCTGCTGGTCGCCAGCCGGGTACGTGCATCGGCGACGGCAGCGGCCGCGTCAGTGGGATATTGGATCGCCCTGACCCTGCTGATTCCCACTCTCGCCAATGCCGCGATCACGCGTGCGGTTCCGGTCAGCAAAGGCATCGACCTGACCCTGGCGCAGCGCGAGATCGTTCATCACGGCTGGGACATCCCCAAGGCCGCCACGTTCGATCGTTTTCTGGCGACACATCCTGAGTGGCGTGGTCACGAGACGTTCGAAGGTCGGTTCCATTGGAAATGGCTCTTCGCCATGCACCAGGTTGGAGACGAAGCGGTGGCGCCGCAGGTTGCCGCCTATCGCGCCAGCCTGCTCAGCCGCGAACGCTGGACAGCACGTCTCGGATGGCTGCTCCCGAATGTGGCGGCACAGGGCATCTTGCACCGGCTTGCCGACACCAACCTCGTTGCGCAGCTCGATTATCAGGATAGCATCGGCGCCTTTCACAAGGAACTGCGCGCGTTCTTTTACCCGTATCTCTTCTTCGATCGGCCATTCACGCGTGCCGACTTCGATTGGCTGCCGAGCTATAGTGCCCGTACCGGCACGGCATCCTGGCCAGCCATCCCGATGCTCATGCTGTTGGTTGTGACAGGTCTCATCCTCGCTGCGGGTGCAGCCCAGATGCGCCGAACCGGCCGCGACGCTTCGCGCTGA
- a CDS encoding tyrosine-type recombinase/integrase, whose amino-acid sequence MTLDLSIVKKREALRSQREPYWQRIRPGCFLGYRPSTREGVGTWIARAYDEDHRCYRLKALGDFGTFPGRDRFANAKKEAEAFAALVESGGHSEEMVETVGEACRLYAKSRPDAASRFERHIYSDPIATVKLAKLRRHHLQAWRQRLEGKPVSVTRRKKGPQVTRLRAPSSINRDMATLRAALNKILAPGAPDTEAAWQEALSAIRNADRQRTLYLDRDQRRALLETIDPEAEPFVRTLCLLPLRPGAVAGLTVGDFDKRTSELNIGKDKSGKPRRILVPAAAAKFLAAQTKDKPPGAPLLARINGAPWDKESWKRPIAKAVVAAKLPAGTTAYTLRHSTITDLVNGGLPLLAVAQISGTSAEMIERHYGHLRRHAAAEALARLAL is encoded by the coding sequence ATGACGCTGGACCTGAGCATAGTGAAGAAACGCGAAGCGCTTCGCAGCCAGCGCGAGCCATATTGGCAGCGCATTCGGCCCGGTTGCTTTTTGGGCTATCGACCCTCAACCAGAGAGGGCGTGGGAACCTGGATCGCTCGTGCCTATGACGAGGATCATCGCTGTTACCGCCTTAAGGCGCTGGGCGATTTTGGCACTTTCCCCGGGCGCGATCGGTTCGCGAATGCGAAGAAGGAAGCCGAGGCCTTCGCCGCCTTAGTGGAATCGGGCGGACATAGCGAGGAGATGGTCGAGACCGTCGGGGAGGCGTGCCGCTTATACGCGAAGTCGCGACCCGACGCTGCGAGCCGCTTCGAACGCCACATCTATTCAGATCCGATCGCGACCGTGAAGCTCGCGAAGCTTCGCCGACATCATCTGCAGGCTTGGCGCCAACGGCTGGAGGGGAAACCCGTCTCGGTCACACGGCGGAAAAAGGGACCGCAGGTCACCCGCCTGCGCGCGCCCTCTTCGATCAACCGTGACATGGCGACACTTCGCGCAGCATTGAACAAGATATTGGCACCGGGCGCGCCGGACACCGAAGCCGCGTGGCAAGAGGCGCTGAGTGCCATTCGAAATGCCGACCGGCAACGCACGCTCTATCTGGATCGCGATCAGAGACGCGCGCTTTTGGAAACGATCGACCCGGAAGCCGAGCCTTTCGTGCGCACGCTTTGCTTACTTCCGCTGCGGCCGGGCGCAGTCGCCGGCTTGACGGTCGGTGATTTTGACAAGCGTACATCAGAACTGAACATCGGCAAGGACAAGAGCGGCAAGCCTCGCCGTATTCTCGTACCCGCCGCTGCCGCCAAGTTTCTCGCAGCCCAAACGAAGGATAAGCCGCCCGGCGCACCGCTGCTGGCACGCATCAACGGCGCGCCCTGGGACAAGGAGTCCTGGAAAAGGCCGATCGCAAAGGCTGTTGTCGCTGCAAAGCTGCCAGCTGGGACGACCGCCTATACGCTCCGCCATAGCACAATCACTGACTTGGTGAACGGCGGCCTACCACTACTGGCGGTAGCGCAGATCAGCGGCACAAGCGCCGAGATGATTGAACGCCACTATGGTCACCTACGCCGTCACGCCGCCGCTGAAGCGTTGGCGAGGCTCGCTCTGTAA
- a CDS encoding ABC transporter ATP-binding protein, with product MMTNDAGAHLPIEVRALRHSYGEREVLCGLDLTVAPGEIYALLGGNGAGKSTTLSALLGFIVPSAGSVRVGGIDPAADPAMARAQLAYVPESVALYDHLSARENLDYFLSLARAQRSRKTVVEPALDAVGLPHHAWNQRVGGFSKGMRQKVAIALALARHVPVLLLDEPTSGLDPRATMEFNRLIETARDRKVAILMVTHDLLSAVDVANRIGFLSAGRIEEELAAGDGAARFDLNALHARYTGTRAAA from the coding sequence ATGATGACGAATGATGCGGGCGCTCACCTGCCGATCGAAGTGCGCGCGCTGCGGCACAGCTACGGCGAGCGTGAGGTGCTGTGCGGCCTTGATCTGACGGTTGCGCCAGGCGAGATCTACGCTCTTCTGGGTGGCAATGGCGCTGGCAAGTCGACCACGCTGTCTGCATTGCTGGGCTTCATCGTACCATCCGCAGGAAGCGTACGGGTCGGTGGCATCGATCCCGCTGCCGATCCGGCGATGGCCCGCGCGCAGCTCGCTTATGTTCCTGAAAGCGTGGCTTTGTATGACCACCTGAGCGCGCGCGAGAACCTCGACTATTTCCTCTCCCTTGCCAGGGCGCAGAGGTCGCGCAAGACGGTGGTCGAGCCGGCCCTCGACGCAGTCGGCCTGCCTCATCACGCCTGGAATCAGCGCGTTGGCGGCTTCTCCAAAGGCATGCGGCAGAAGGTGGCCATCGCCCTTGCGCTCGCGCGGCATGTCCCCGTGCTGCTGCTCGACGAACCGACATCAGGGCTCGATCCACGTGCGACCATGGAATTCAACCGGCTGATTGAAACGGCGCGTGACCGTAAGGTCGCGATATTAATGGTGACCCATGACTTGCTGAGCGCTGTTGACGTTGCGAACCGCATCGGTTTCCTTTCCGCGGGGCGGATCGAGGAGGAGCTTGCTGCCGGAGACGGTGCTGCCCGGTTCGACCTCAACGCTCTGCACGCCCGCTATACCGGCACGAGGGCGGCGGCATGA
- a CDS encoding ABC transporter permease gives MNGPVIRIAAEEWRSLARNRAGLIATLLLVALIVVSAVVSFERRAGIEAERARYQASADTGFDNQPARHPHRMVHYGQFVFRPLSPLAFVDFGVDSFTGNTIFLEGHRQNSANFAEARQSSLLLRFGQLTPAFVLQTLAPLLLIFLAFTSVAREREAGTLRLMLAQGVSGSQLLAGKLLGHGGIALAIGTPAFLLFAWLAARAVAPTDAVALLGIGYAAWLLLWAMLAVLISALVTRSRDALVALVAIWMVGVILLPRVLPEVAATRTVLPSKIETDIALHRDLKQIGDAHNPDDPYFAHFKARALARYGVSRVEDMPVQYAGLVGMEGERLTTGLYARSAKAMAAREAEQNGFVRAFGTISPLIAVRQLSMALTGTGLAAHQDFLNQSEAFRYRFVQALNWMQAEKIPSVNAGEDPRVSADNWKTIPRFRYRPFVPPSALIWPNLLVLGGWLAGLLLLSLPIARRLGRAAR, from the coding sequence ATGAACGGACCCGTAATCCGCATTGCCGCCGAGGAATGGCGTAGCCTCGCCAGAAACCGCGCGGGTCTCATTGCAACGCTGCTTCTCGTCGCGCTGATCGTTGTGTCTGCCGTGGTCAGCTTCGAACGCCGCGCTGGTATCGAAGCGGAACGCGCCCGCTATCAGGCCTCGGCAGATACAGGCTTCGACAACCAACCTGCGCGCCATCCCCACCGGATGGTGCACTATGGCCAGTTCGTGTTCCGCCCGCTCAGTCCGCTGGCGTTCGTCGATTTCGGTGTCGACAGCTTCACCGGCAACACGATCTTCCTCGAAGGGCATCGGCAGAACAGCGCAAACTTCGCGGAGGCGCGGCAATCGTCGCTGCTGCTCCGTTTCGGCCAATTGACCCCGGCGTTCGTGCTGCAGACACTGGCGCCGCTGCTGCTCATTTTCCTTGCTTTCACCAGCGTGGCGCGCGAGCGCGAAGCGGGCACGTTGCGGCTGATGCTGGCGCAGGGCGTCAGCGGTTCGCAACTGCTCGCCGGGAAGCTGCTGGGCCACGGTGGTATCGCACTGGCGATCGGCACGCCGGCGTTCCTGCTCTTCGCCTGGCTGGCGGCACGTGCGGTTGCCCCGACGGATGCCGTCGCCTTGCTTGGAATCGGGTACGCCGCATGGCTGCTGCTCTGGGCCATGCTGGCCGTGCTGATCTCTGCACTCGTCACCCGTTCGCGGGACGCTCTGGTAGCGCTGGTCGCAATCTGGATGGTGGGGGTGATTCTCCTGCCGCGAGTCTTGCCCGAGGTGGCGGCGACCCGGACCGTGCTGCCGAGCAAGATCGAAACCGACATCGCGCTCCACCGGGATCTCAAGCAGATCGGCGACGCACATAATCCCGACGACCCCTATTTCGCCCATTTCAAGGCTCGCGCGCTGGCCCGGTACGGGGTGTCGCGTGTCGAGGACATGCCCGTCCAATATGCCGGCCTTGTCGGCATGGAGGGCGAACGGCTGACAACCGGCCTCTATGCCAGATCGGCAAAGGCGATGGCGGCGCGCGAGGCGGAGCAGAACGGCTTCGTCCGCGCCTTCGGTACGATCAGCCCGCTCATCGCGGTTCGGCAGTTGTCGATGGCACTTACTGGTACGGGGCTGGCCGCTCATCAGGACTTCCTCAACCAGTCAGAGGCGTTCCGCTATCGGTTCGTGCAGGCGCTCAATTGGATGCAGGCGGAGAAGATCCCAAGCGTTAACGCCGGCGAGGACCCTCGCGTCTCCGCCGACAATTGGAAGACGATTCCCCGCTTCCGCTATCGCCCCTTCGTACCACCTTCCGCGCTGATCTGGCCGAACCTGCTGGTGCTCGGTGGATGGCTGGCGGGTCTACTGCTGCTATCGCTGCCAATTGCCCGACGTTTGGGGAGGGCGGCGCGATGA